One segment of Podospora pseudopauciseta strain CBS 411.78 chromosome 5 map unlocalized CBS411.78m_5.2, whole genome shotgun sequence DNA contains the following:
- a CDS encoding uncharacterized protein (EggNog:ENOG503PCGP; COG:S) codes for MNRLALAHPKIRRLAFSRQALFVGLAICFVWFVTVSMRNDVSEHWSRLGLQLPDLRKQPQRMPTHNVLPPLAPRIPCYGPRGHLLGHSPDDDLVEKEIDGPYPIPFAGSFEALGFDLTYMTAENRYGPYGYGEDKEDYKRQKVDWANLDWGKLQNECFYRNRERFPEAAEPLNDTRIETRFTYRKNAPFSEIRHWHEFEPSRRTAIVVRVWKGYEYSSEDMYYIRSLIAETSLKSGGEYQVILLVDMKDYEGYKPEIFASRELYEQGLKDAGVPPEFASIAILWDNRLLDSWYPDVEEHRTMWQVFQPMQLLALFYPEFDHWWQVEMDMRFMGDAGKMLDRLALFAREEPRKQALERATFWHMINEIGDYEEFSKQVDKANNGGSLAWGPMRVREILPIGPEPPVSDPRNETFRWGVGEEADVITTSYCNDANKPNSWVFKEWIYGFKKGVQTPRYYCPPAIMRGSRTLLLAIHQAQVEQGIRVPSEATLPSFALWHGLKLSFPQHPVFHRDNGDDKMQDEWWRGGPQASKSGNGPDNLDHPRGMGLTFWWESDFPRQIFSAWTGRKLEEGVDFPWLLHQQDGQIFAPNIIMHPMKHIKDDQE; via the exons atGAACCGTCTGGCTCTGGCCCATCCCAAGATACGGCGCCTGGCCTTCAGTCGTCAGGCGCTGTTCGTCGGCCTCGCCATATGCTTCGTCTGGTTCGTCACCGTGTCGATGCGCAACGATGTTTCAGAGCACTGGTCACGGCTCGGCCTTCAGCTTCCCGATCTGCGGAAACAACCACAACGGATGCCAACTCACAATGTCCTACCACCACTCGCTCCGCGCATTCCCTGTTACGGTCCCCGTGGACACCTTCTGGGACATAGCCCCGACGACGACCTTgttgagaaggagattgaTGGCC CCTACCCAATCCCATTTGCCGGCTCCTTTGAGGCCCTCGGCTTTGACTTGACCTACATGACGGCCGAAAACCGCTACGGACCCTATGGCTACGGCGAAGACAAGGAGGACTACAAGCGCCAAAAGGTCGACTGGGCCAACCTTGACTGGGGCAAGCTGCAGAATGAGTGCTTCTACCGAAACCGAGAGCGCTTCCCCGAAGCCGCCGAGCCATTGAACGACACGCGCATCGAGACCCGATTCACCTACCGAAAGAACGCCCCTTTCTCGGAAATCAGGCACTGGCACGAATTTGAGCCAAGCAGGAGGACCGCCATTGTGGTGCGCGTGTGGAAGGGATACGAGTACTCGTCTGAGGATATGTACTACATCCGCTCGCTCATTGCTGAAACGTCGCTCAAGTCCGGTGGCGAGTACCAGGTCATTCTTCTGGTCGACATGAAGGATTACGAGGGATACAAGCCCGAGATTTTTGCTTCGAGAGAGCTGTACGAGCAAGGTCTGAAGGATGCCGGCGTTCCTCCCGAGTTTGCCTCGATTGCGATTCTGTGGGACAACCGGCTCCTGGACAGCTGGTACCCGGACGTTGAGGAGCATCG CACCATGTGGCAGGTGTTCCAGCCCATGCAGCTCCTCGCGCTCTTTTACCCCGAGTTTGATCACTGGTGGCAGGTCGAAATGGACATGCGCTTCATGGGTGATGCCGGCAAGATGCTTGACAGGCTGGCACTCTTTGCGCGCGAGGAGCCCCGCAAGCAGGCCCTCGAGCGTGCCACTTTCTGGCATATGATTAACGAAATCGGAGATTACGAAGAATTCTCAAAGCAGGTCGACAAGGCGAACAACGGCGGCTCTTTGGCTTGGGGTCCCATGCGAGTGAGGGAGATCTTGCCCATTGGGCCCGAGCCTCCGGTATCCGACCCGCGCAACGAAACCTTCCGCTGGGGCGTCGGCGAAGAGGCTGACGTGATCACGACCTCGTACTGCAACGACGCCAACAAACCGAATAGCTGGGTGTTCAAGGAGTGGATTTACGGCTTTAAGAAAGGCGTTCAGACACCCCGCTACTACTGCCCACCTGCCATCATGCGTGGCAGCAGAACGCTGCTCCTGGCCATTCACCAAGCCCAAGTCGAGCAAGGGATCCGTGTGCCAAGCGAGGCCACTCTCCCAAGCTTTGCGCTCTGGCACGGACTCAAGCTCAGCTTCCCTCAGCACCCCGTCTTCCACCGCGACAACGGCGATGACAAGATGCAGGATGAGTGGTGGCGCGGTGGGCCCCAGGCCAGCAAATCCGGCAACGGCCCCGACAATCTCGACCACCCTCGGGGCATGGGCCTGACTTTCTGGTGGGAATCGGACTTCCCTCGTCAAATCTTCAGCGCGTGGACAGGCCgcaagctggaggagggcgtCGACTTCCCCTGGTTATTACATCAGCAAGACGGGCAAATATTTGCACCCAATATCATAATGCATCCGATGAAGCACATCAAGGACGACCAGGAATGA
- the DIM1_2 gene encoding Dimethyladenosine transferase (COG:A; COG:D; EggNog:ENOG503P1R3; BUSCO:EOG0926506U), which produces MSFVLPHLETGWHVDQAILSEEERLVVIRFGRDGSSACMRQDEVLYRIADKVKNFAVIYVCDIEKVPDFNTMYELYDECTLMFFFRNKHMMIDLGTGDNNKIKWVLEDKQELIDIIETVYRGAKKGRGLVVSPKDYSTRHRY; this is translated from the exons ATGTC TTTCGTACTGCCACACTTGGAGACGGGCTGGCACGTCGACCAAGCTATCCTTAGCGAAGAAGAGCGCCTGGTAGTCATCAGGTTTGGCAGAGATGGCAGCAGTGCGTGTATGCGACAAGATGAGGTGCTCTACCGCATCGCCGACAAGGTCAAGAACTTTGCAGTCATCT ACGTTTGCGACATCGAGAAGGTCCCCGACTTCAACACAATGTACGAGCTCTACGACGAGTGCACCCTCATGTTCTTCTTCCGCAACAAGCACATGATGATCGATCTGGGCACCggtgacaacaacaagatcaagTGGGTGCTGGAAGACAAGCAGGAGCTCATCGACATTATCGAGACGGTATATCGGGGTGCGAAGAAGGGCCGTGGTCTGGTGGTCAGCCCCAAGGACTATTCCACGAGACATCGGTACTAA
- the TMP1 gene encoding Thymidylate synthase (COG:F; EggNog:ENOG503NXI6; BUSCO:EOG09263RVR) — protein sequence MVFGETPLLPREQHHHSTSQHFPALSRIFQFPKYSQVLKMTVEAPSTTPAAPAAAPAATTPLKRHEEYQYLDLVRDILENGELRRDRTGTGTYSLFAPSPLKFSLSTPTGTPLLPLLTTKRVFTRAIILELLWFISGSTSSLPLSSQNVKIWDGNGSRAFLDSLGLTHREEGDLGPVYGFQWRHFGAEYVDSKTDYTGQGVDQLARIVQTLKTNPYDRRLILSAWNPKDMSQMVLPPCHMFAQFYVSYPRSRKETEEGREVKGHLHCQLYQRSCDMGLGVPFNIASYALLTHMLAHVCDLVPGSLTHVMGDAHVYLNHVDALKTQLEREPREFPELEIKREKGGSIDGWKLEDFEIKGYNPHKVISMEMSV from the exons ATGGTTTTTGGGGAGACCCCTCTATTGCCTCGtgagcaacaccaccattcAACAAGCCAGCACTTTCCAGCGTTGTCGCGAATCTTTCAATTTCCCAAATATTCTCAAGTCTTGAAAATGACAGTTGAAGCCCCTTCCACAACCCCCGCCGCGCCGGCCGCGGccccagcagccaccacccccctaaaAAGACACGAAGAATACCAATACCTCGACCTCGTCCGCGACATCCTCGAAAACGGTGAACTCCGCCGGGACCG AACCGGGACAGGCACCTACTCCCTcttcgccccctcccccctcaagttctccctctccaccccaacaggaacccccctcctccccctcctaaCCACAAAACGTGTCTTTACCCGCGCCATAATTCTCGAACTCCTCTGGTTCATCTCCggctccacctcctccctccccttgtcCTCCCAAAACGTCAAAATTTGGGACGGCAACGGCTCCCGCGCCTTCCTCGACAGCCTAGGCCTCACCCACCGCGAAGAGGGCGACCTCGGCCCCGTGTACGGCTTCCAGTGGCGCCACTTTGGCGCAGAGTACGTTGACTCCAAAACAGACTACACCGGCCAGGGTGTCGACCAGCTCGCGCGCATCGTCCAGACCCTCAAGACGAACCCGTACGATAGGAGGTTGATACTCTCGGCGTGGAACCCAAAGGACATGAGCCAGATGGTCCTCCCGCCGTGTCACATGTTTGCCCAGTTTTATGTCTCTTATCCTAGGTCGAGGAaagagacggaggaggggagggaggtcaAGGGGCATCTACACTGTCAGCTATACCAGCGGAGTTGTGatatggggttgggggtgccgTTTAATATCGCGAGTTATGCGCTGCTGACGCACATGCTGGCCCATGTGTGTGATTTGGTGCCGGGGAGCTTGACGCACGTGATGGGGGATGCGCATGTGTATTTGAATCATGTTGATGCTCTCAAGACGCAGCTGGAAAGAGAACCGAGGGAGTTCCCAGAGTTGGAGATCAagagggagaaagggggAAGTATTGATGGATGGAAGTTGGAAGATTTCGAGATCAAGGGGTATAACCCGCACAAGGTTATCTCGATGGAGATGTCTGTATAG